In Mastigocladopsis repens PCC 10914, a single window of DNA contains:
- a CDS encoding RodZ domain-containing protein: protein MKLLNKAQEEQLMEIVAHLRQVREEKSVRLEEIAAYTRIRLAFLHALEEGRFEELPEPVYVQGFIRHYGDAIGLDGTALAQTVANICSTHQESALDKDKQDLDKKPTIHVPLVVPYLVLLAGASLGLFYLLNPQRSVESSDQKKSSPLALEQQTAPAPKVSSSVASPTPTTSPSVESTSLPATVPTPEVTPAATSPTPTASPTTETVPFELTLELQDQSWLRVKVDGKTEFEGILNKGEKKSWTAQKELTIRSGNAGAVLVSTNNKEPTPLGDLGRVKEVTFTPETLNSQ, encoded by the coding sequence TACGGCAAGTCCGAGAAGAAAAATCAGTACGTCTAGAAGAAATAGCAGCTTATACACGTATTCGATTAGCTTTCTTACACGCTCTAGAAGAAGGCCGATTTGAAGAATTGCCAGAGCCTGTTTATGTTCAAGGGTTCATCCGCCATTATGGAGATGCTATCGGACTGGATGGTACTGCTTTAGCACAAACGGTTGCCAATATTTGTTCTACTCATCAAGAATCAGCTTTAGATAAAGATAAGCAGGATTTAGATAAAAAACCAACTATACACGTACCTCTTGTTGTCCCCTACCTCGTGTTACTAGCTGGCGCTTCCCTCGGACTATTTTATCTTCTCAATCCACAACGTTCAGTTGAGTCTTCTGATCAAAAAAAATCATCACCACTTGCTTTGGAGCAACAAACAGCACCTGCACCTAAGGTTTCATCCTCAGTAGCATCCCCAACTCCAACGACATCGCCCTCAGTAGAATCTACTAGTTTACCTGCCACAGTACCTACACCTGAAGTTACGCCAGCAGCAACCTCTCCAACCCCAACCGCATCTCCTACAACAGAGACCGTACCCTTTGAACTCACTCTTGAGCTTCAAGATCAATCCTGGCTGCGCGTGAAGGTGGATGGTAAAACGGAATTTGAGGGAATTTTAAACAAGGGAGAGAAAAAAAGCTGGACAGCACAAAAAGAGTTGACTATCCGTTCTGGGAACGCTGGTGCGGTATTGGTTTCTACTAACAACAAGGAACCCACACCATTAGGAGATCTGGGTCGTGTAAAGGAAGTTACATTTACCCCAGAAACACTCAACAGTCAATAA